The genomic window TCGGCGGGGTGGACGAGGTCGCGCAGCCGCGCCCGCACGGCGTCGTCGGTCAGCTCGTCCTCGTCCAGGTTGAAGACGTAGAGGAAGGGCTTGGCGGTGAGCAGGTGCAGCTCGCGCAGCAGCGCGAGGTCGATCCCGGCGTCGGCGGCGCCCGCGAACAGGGTCGTCCCGCCGTCCAGCAGCTTGCGCGCCGCGACGACCGCGTCCACGACGGCGAGCTGGTCCTTGTCCTTCTTGGTGCGCGCCTCCTTCTCCAGACGCGGCAGGGCGCGGTCGATGGTCTGGAGGTCGGCGAGGATCAGCTCGGTGTTGATCGTCTCGATGTCGCGCGAGGGCGCCACGTCGCCGTCGACATGGGTGACGTCGGGGTCGTCGAACACGCGGATGACCTGGCAGATCGCGGCCGTCTCGCGGATGTTGGCGAGGAACTTGTTGCCGAGCCCCTGCCCCTCGGACGCGCCCTTGACGATGCCCGCGATGTCCACGAACTCCATCGTCGCCGGAAGGATCTTCTGCGAGTCGAACAGCTTCGCCAGGCCGTCCAGCCGGGGGTCGGGCACGCCGACGACGCCGACGTTGGGCTCGATGGTCGCGAACGGGTAGTTCGCGGCCAGCGCGTCGTTCTTGGTCAGCGCGTTGAACAGCGTGGACTTGCCGACGTTGGGCAGTCCGACGATTCCGATGGAGAGGCTCACGGCGGACCAGTTTAGGGTCCGCCGGGCGAGGCTCAGGCCCCCGCGCCCCGCAGGAACTCGGCGATGTGGCGGAAGGCGGCCTTGCCCTCCGGGATGTAGTCGGCGAAGACCGGGAAGACGTGCACCAGCCCGTCCCACTCCTGGTGGACGACGTCGACCCCGGCGGCGCGGGCGCGCGACACGGCGGTGCGGGCGTCGTCGCGCAGGATCTCGGTCGTGCTGGCCATGAACAGGGACGGCGGCAGGCCCGTCAGGTCGGCGCGGCCGGGCGCCAGCAGCGGGCTGTCGGCGACGCCGCCGTGCGCCTCGCAGTAGGACCGTCCGGCCGACGCCAGGCGCGCGGCCGGGATGAGCGCGTCGGTGCGGGCGTTGCCGCGGTGGGACTCCGCCTCGCACAGCAGATCCGCCCACGGCGAGATGAAGAACGCGGCGCCGGACAGCCGGCGGTCCCGGTCGCGGAGCGCGAGCAGCAGGGCGAGCGCGAGGTGCCCGCCCGCCGAGTCGCCGCCGACGACGATGTCGGACGCCGCATACCCCTGGTCGAGCAGGTGCTCGTACGCGCCGAGGGCGTCGTCGAGCGCGTCGGCGGGCGTGTGCCGGGGCGCGAGCCGGTAGTCGAGCATGAGGACGGGCCGGGCCGTCGCCGCCGCGAGCCGCCACGCGAACGGCCGGTACAGGCGCGGGCCGCCGAAGAAGTAGCCGCCACCGTGCAGGTAGAGCAGGACCTTGCGCTCGTCCGGCGCCCCGGCCCGCACCCACTCGCTCGCGCCGCGCCCGAAGTCCTGCGGGGTGAACGTCACGCCGCGCGGGACGAGCTGGAACCAGGCGGCGAGCGCGGTGGCGCGCTGGACGAGCAGCATCCCGGCGTCGCCGGGCGGCCCGTACTCCCAGACCGTGCGCAGCCCGACGCGGATCGCGCGGGCGGCGGCGCGGGCGCGGGCCGTGGGCGGCATGCCCGGCTCCAGCGCGAGCGTCCGCGCGACGCGCCGCTGGGCGGGCGTGGTCGCGACGGGACGGATCCGGGACGACGTGACGGCCATGGCGCCTCCAACCGAGAAACTGAACGGCATTCTGTACTCTATGCGAGCCAATTGGACGCCAGGTCTCATGAACCGCCTCCGTCACATCCCGGCGCGTCGCGTCCGTCCCGTCCCGCGCCCGCTGTCACGATGAGCGGATGGATGTCGGGCTGTTCGTCGCGCTGCTCGTCGGGGCCGCCTTCGGCACGGCGCTCGGCTACGCCGTCGCGACCGGGCGCCAGGGGCCGTTGATCGCCCGCGCCCGCAGCGCCGAGGAGAAGCTCGCCTACGCCGAGGAGCGGCTGGCCGAGCGCTTCGAGGCGCTGTCGGCCAAGGCCCTGGACGCGAGCAACCAGCGGTTCCTGGAGCTGGCCGACACGCGGCTGAAGGCGGCCGGGGCCGAGGCGGCGGGCGACCTGGACCGGCGCCGCACGGCCGTCGAGCACCTGGTGGCGCCGCTGCGCGACACGCTCGCCCGCGTCGAGGAGCAGTTGCGCGAGGTCGAGACGGGCCGCCGCGAGTCCCACGCGATGCTGGCCAAGCAGGTCGAGTTCGTCCGCCGCAGCTCCGAGGAACTGCGCGGGGAGACCCGGACGCTCGTCCGGGCGCTGCAACGCCCCGAGGCGCGCGGCCGGTGGGGCGAACTCCAGCTCCGCCGCGTCGTCGAGCTGGCCGGGATGGCGCACCACTGCGACTTCGACGAGCAGGCGAGCGCGCGGACCGCCGACGGCGTCGTCCGCCCCGACCTGGTCGTCCGGCTGGCGGGCGGCAAGAACATCGTGGTCGACTCCAAGGTGTCGCTGGCCGCCTACCTGGACGCCGCCGCGTCCGACGACCCCGCCCGCGAGCGCGACCGCCTCGACGCCCACGCCCGCCACATCCGCGACCACGTCGACCGGCTCGCCGCCAAGGAGTACTGGCGGGCGTTCAGCCCGACGCCGGAGTTCGTCGTGCTGTTCGTCCCCGGCGAGGCGTTCCTGGCGCCCGCGCTGGACCGCGACCCCGGGCTGCTGGAGTACGCGCTGCGCCGCCGCGTCCACCTCGCGACGCCGACGACGCTCATCACGATGCTGCGGACGGCGTCCTACGCGTGGCAGCAGGCCGCGCTGTCCCGCAACGCCCGCGCGGTGTTCGAGCTGGGCCGCGAACTGTACGACCGGCTGGGCGCGATGGGCCGCAGCATGGACGAGCTGGGACGCGGCCTCACCACCGCCATCAAGTCCTACAACCGGACGGTCGGCTCGCTGGAGACGCGGGTGCTCGTCACCGCGCGGCGCCTCAACGACCTCGGCGTGGTGGACGCCCCCCTGGACGGCCCCGCACCGGTCGAGGACGCCCCGCGCGCCCTGTCGGCCGCCGAGCTGACCGGGGACCCGGCGGTCTCCACCGGACGGACCATTCCCGAGCAAGGCGATCGGCGGGAGAATCGAGGATGACGGCACCGACGGCGGACCGCGCCTCCGGCGACTCCGGGGCGACCGGAGGAGGACGCGTGCGGGCGAGCGACGGCGGGAGTCCCGCGCGCCGGGCGGTCGCGCTCACCGGGCGCGGCGGCATCGTGGCGATCTACGCGGCGGCGCTGGCCGGCGCGCTGCTCGCCGACGGGACGGGCCTGCTCGCGGGCCTCGGCTTCCTGCTGGGCTGCGCGCTGGCGGCGCTGCTGACGCGTCCGGCGGACCTGCTGACGCTGGCGGTGAGCCCGCCCGTGGTGTTCCTCGCGGCGACGGCGACGGCGGCGGTCGTGCTGAACGCGGGCGAGGACGCGCCGCTGCGCGCGATCGCGGTGGCGCTGCTGACCGCGCTGGCGGCGACGGCGCCGTGGCTGTTCGCCGGGACGGTGCTCGTCCTCGCCGTCGGGGTGCCGCGCGGCCTGCTGCTCCAGTTCCGCGAGCTGCGCAAGCGGCTGGCCGGGCTGCGGCTGTTCCACGAGGAGGAGAACGCCGACCCGGTGCGCTGGGACGACTCCCGCCGCCGCGAGCCGCCGTCCCACCACGCCGAGGTCGACTGAGCGGTCAGCCCGTCGAGACGATCGGGAGCGGGGCGCGCAGGTCGCGGCGCAGCTCCTTGGGCAGCGAGAACCGCACGTGCTCCTGGACGGGCTCGACCTCCTCGACCGTCCCGAAGCCGCGGTCGCGCAGCCAGGCCAGGACGTCCTGGACCAACTCGTCCGGCACGGACGCGCCGCTCGTCACGCCGACCGTGGTGACGCCCTCCAGCCAGGCCGGGTCGATCTGGTCGGCGTAGTCCACCAGGCGGGCGTCGTCGGCGCCGTGCTCCTTGGCGACCTCGACCAGCCGCACCGAGTTGGACGAGTTCCGCGAGCCCACCACGATGACGAACTGGGCCTGCGCCGCCATCTCCTTCACCGCGACCTGCCGGTTCTGGGTGGCGTAGCAGATGTCGTCGGACGGCGGGTCGAGCAGGTTCGGGAACCGCTCGCGCAGCTTCTCGACGGTCGCGATGGTCTCGCTGACCGACAGCGTGGTCTGCGACAGCCACGCCACCTTGTCGGGGTCGCGGACCTGGACGTTGGCGACGTCGCCGGGGCCGTCCACCAGGTGGATGTGGTCGGGCGCCTCGCCGGTCGTCCCGATGACCTCCTCGTGGCCCTCGTGCCCGATGAGCAGGATGTCGTAGTCCTGCTCGGCGAACCGGACGGCCTCCTTGTGGACCTTGGTGACGAGCGGGCACGTCGCGTCGATCGTGCGCAGGCTCAGCCCGGCGGCCTCCTCGTGGACGACCGGCGCGACCCCGTGCGCGGAGAACACGACGATGGCACCCTCGGGGACCTCCTCGGTCTCGTCCACGAAGATCGCGCCCTGCTCCTCCAGCGTCCGGACGACGTGGACGTTGTGGACGATCTGCTTGCGGACGTAGATCGGCGCGCCGTACTTCTCCAGCGCGACCTCGACCGTCTGGACGGCCCGGTCGACGCCGGCGCAGTAGCCGCGCGGCTTGGCGAGAAGGACACGGCGCTCGGTCGTGGAGGTCATGCCCCCCATCGTACGGAACGCCCTGCGGCGCCCGTGCGGGCGACGCCGTCCCGGACCCGCCGCGCGACGCGGGCAAAGCACAGGTGAAGCCCGCATATGTGACCCAGCGCACGTACAGTCCGGCCAGAAACCCGTTGACCCGGGGTGACCATGCTCCCGCCGATGAGGCAGAGTTGTGGACGGAGAGATGACGTCGTCCGTACAGCCCGGTACCGACGGGACGGCGAGGAGGGAAGACCGATGACGAGATCGCCGCGTCGCATCAAGCAGGTGCGCGACACCGTGGGCGAGCAGTTCCGTGACCTGCCCCTGCACGCGGTCCGGCTGGCGATGTTCGGCGTCGGCCGCGCCCTGCTCCTCAGCGACCGTGTCACGCAGGACTACAAGGAGATCACCGAGGGCGGCGGCGTCCGCCCGGTGCTCGGCCGGCTGCGCGGGGACGTGCAGCACACGGCCGGGAAGGTCGTCGGGCAGGTGACGCAGCGGGTGCGCGGCGGCGAGGACGAGAGCGAGCCCGCCCCGGCCCGCCGTCCGGCGCCCCGCCCCGACGAGCGGGAGATCGCCGTCGGCAAGCCCGGCGCCGCGCCCGCCGCCAAGCCCGCCCCGGAACCGGGGAACGAGGCCGCGCCGCGTCCGGCTCCCAAGCCGACGCCGTCGCCGAGCCCGGTTCCCGAGCCGGGGACGGAGGTGGAGCCCGCCCCGTCCGCCGAGGTGGAGCCCGCGCCGCCGGCCGCCGTCGAGGAGTCGGGCCGGGGCATCGCCTCCGCCGACCTGCCGGTGCCCGACTACGATGCGGCGACGATCCCGCAGCTCCGCGCCCGGCTGCGCGGCCTGTCGGTGGAGCAGGTGAAGCTGCTGCGCGAGTACGAGCGCACGCACGCGGCCCGGCCGGACGTCGTCCGCATGTACGAGAACCGGATCATCAAGCTCAACGGCCAGGGCTGACGGCCGGGACGTCGCGGAACGCGTGGTCCACGTCCACGCGTTCCAGCGCCGTCAGGTGGTGCCGCCGGACGGCCAGGACACCGATCGCCGCCGCACAGCACGTCGCGCCCACCACGTAGGGCACCGAGGCGTTCAGGTGCTCGGCGAGCTTGGTCGCGGCGTAGGGCGCGACGGCGCCGCCGAGCCAGCGGACGAAGTTGTACCCGGCCGACGCGACGGGCCGGGGGCTGTCGGACACCTCCATCGCGGCCTCGGTGTACGCGGTGTTGTTCATGCCGATCGGGATCCCGGACAGGATCGTGCAGGCGACGATCCCGCCGTGCCCGAAGACGGCGAGCCCGAGCTGGAACACGGCGAGCAGGACGAGCGCCGCGTACATGACATGGATCGTTCCAAGCCGCCGCTGGAGCCGGGGCGCGACGAACACCGACGACAGCGCCACCAGCACGCCCCAGCCGAAGAAGACCAGGCCGATGCCGTGCGCGTCCATGTCCAGGACGAACGGCGTGAACGCCAGCACCGTGAAGAACGCATAGTTGTAGAACAGGGCGCTGAAGGCCGTCGTGGACAGCCCGCCGTGCCGCAGCGCGCGGATCGGCGCCGTCAGCGACGTCTTCTCCGCCGGGCGCGGCATCCGGCGCAGCAGCGTCGTGATCAGCAGGAAGCCGATCGCCATGAGCGCGGCGGTGCCGAAGAACGGGTACCGCCAGTTCATGTCGCCGAGCAGGGCGCCGGCGAGCGGGCCGAGCGAGATCCCGAGCCCGAGCGCGGCCTCGTAGAGGATGATCGCCGACTCGGCGCCGCCGCTGGCCGCGCCGACGATCACCGCGAGCGCGGTGGCGACGAACAGCGCGTTGCCGAGGCCCCAGCCCGCGCGGAAGCCGACGAGCTGGCCGACCGTGTCGGACGTCCCGGCGAGCGCGGCGAACACGACGACGAGCGCGAGCCCGATCAGCAGCGTCCGCTTGCCGCCGATGCGGCTGGACACCCAGCCGGTGACGAGCATCGCGACGGCCGTGATCAGGAAGTAGCTGGTGAACAGCAGCGACACCTGGTTGGGCGACGCTTCCAGGTTCTTGGCGATCGCCGGGAGGATGGGATCGACCAGGCCGATGCCCATGAACGCGACGACGGCCGCGAACGCGGTGGCCCACACCGACAGCGGCTGGCGCAGCAGGGACGACTGGACGTGCATGGAAACCGTCCTTTCAGGGGGTGAACAGGCGGCCGAGCGCGGGCAGGGCCGCCGCGAGGGCGTCCCGGTCGGCGGCGGAGAGGGCCGCGACGCGCTCGGCGAGGAGGGCGACGCGCCGCTCGCGGGCGTCGCGCAGGCCGTCCCGGCCGCGGGGGGTCAGCTCGACGGTGACGACGCGGGCGTCGGCGCCGTCGCGGCCCCGGACGACCCGGCCGTCGCGTTCGAGCCGGTTGACCTGCGCGGTCATGGTCGGGAGGCGGACGCCGTGCTCGGCGGCCAGATCGGTCATCCGGCGCGGACCGTCCGCCAGGGACCCGAGCACCGACGTCTGCTGGCTGGTGATCTCCTGGTCGGCGGTGATGCGCCGGAGCGTGAGCACCATGTCGCGCAGGCGCCGGTTGAGGGTCTCGGCGATCTCGCGGTCGGTCACGGGCCTCTCCTCGTCATTTACTTAGCCATACTAACTTAGCTCGACTAACTTTCCAAACGACCTAGGGTGGGGCGCATGGCGATGGAGACGACGGCGGAGTCGCCGGTGCCCGTCCGGACGGTCCTCCAGGCGGTCGGCGGCTGGATCGGACGGCTCGGCCGCATCTGGGTCGAAGGCCAGATCACCGACCTCAACGCCCGGGGCGGGACGGTCTACGTGACCTTGCGGGACCCGGTCGCGAACATGTCCGTCCGGGTCGTCGGGCCGCGCGCGGTGTTCGAGGCGGCGGGCCCGGCGGTGGCGGACGGGGCGCGCGTCGTCGTCCACGCCAAGCCGGACTTCTGGATCAACCGGGGGACGTTCTCGCTCAGCGCGATCGAGGTGCGGCCGGTCGGCGTCGGCGAGCTGCTGGCCCGGCTGGAACGGCTCAAGCAGGTGCTCGCGGCCGAGGGACTGTTCCGTCCGGAGCGCAAACGGCCGCTGCCGTTCCTGCCGGGCAAGATCGGGCTCATCTGCGGGCGCGACTCCGACGCCGAGCACGACGTCCTGCGCAACGCGCGGCGGCGCTGGCCGGCCGTGGCGTTCGCGGTGCGGAACACGGCCGTCCAGGGGACGCACGCCGTCCGGGAGGTCCTGGAGGCGCTGCGCGAGCTGGACGCCGACCCCGAGATCGAGGTGATCGTCATCGCGCGGGGCGGCGGCTCGATGGAGGATCTGCTGGCGTTCTCCGACGAGGCCCTGGTCCGCGCGGTCGCGGCGGCGCGGACGCCGGTGGTCAGCGCGATCGGGCACGAGCAGGACAGCCCGCTGCTGGACCTCGTCGCGGACGTCCGGGCGTCCACCCCGACCGACGCGGCCAAGCGGACGGTCCCGGACGTGCGCGAGCAGATCCAGCTCGTCCGCCAGCTCCGCGACCGGGGCCGCCGGGTCATCGCGGGCGGGCTGGAGCGGGAGACGGCATGGCTGCGCGGGATGCGGTCGCGGCCCGCGCTGGCCGACCCGGTGCGGGAGATCGAGCGGCAGTCCGAGCAGGTCGCGGCGCTGCGCGACCGGACGCGGCGGTGCCTGGACGGGGCGCTGCACCGCGCGTCCGACGAACTGTCCCACACCCGGGCGCGCCTGCTGGCCCTCTCCCCCGCCGCGACGCTGCGCCGGGGCTATGCGATCGTGCAGCGCGACGACGACGGGATCGTCCGGGCCGCGTCGGACGTGGCGGCGGGCGACCGGCTGCTGGTCCGGCTCGCGGACGGGCGCATCGCGGTCACCGTCGCGCCGGACACGCCCTAGGGTGGGGCACGTGGCCGACGAGAAACTCACCTACGAGCAGGCGCGCGACCAGCTCACCGACGTCGTCCGGAAGCTGGAGGCGGGCGGGCTGACGCTGGAGGACTCCCTCGGCCTCTGGGAGCGCGGCGAGCGCCTGGCGGCGATCTGCGAGGAGTGGCTGGAGGGCGCCCGCGCCCGGCTGGCCGCCGCGATGGCCTCGCCCGAGCCCGAGAGCTCCGGCCAAGCGCCGTTCTAGGTGCGGGGCTGGGGCTTCAGCGCGGCGGCGAGGACGGCCAGCTCGTCCAGGCCGGCGGTGCCGGTGACGACGATGCTGACGCCGCCGGGGAGCGTCCGGGCGAGCGAGTTCGCCTTCTTGTCCTTGCGGTAGTACGTCTGCCACGTCGCGCCCGCGACCGTGCGCGAGCCCGTCGGGGTCTTGCTGTTGGTCATGCGCGGGACGTACGCGCCCGCGTTCTCGTTGCTCTGCTCGACCGCCGCGTACTCGTCGGACGGCGTCACGAACCCGAGGTGCCACGCGACGGGCTTGCCGTGGACGCCGAGCCCGTTGACGCGGGAACTCGTCGGCCGCCACGCCGAGGGAAGCCC from Actinomadura rubteroloni includes these protein-coding regions:
- a CDS encoding DNA recombination protein RmuC, which gives rise to MDVGLFVALLVGAAFGTALGYAVATGRQGPLIARARSAEEKLAYAEERLAERFEALSAKALDASNQRFLELADTRLKAAGAEAAGDLDRRRTAVEHLVAPLRDTLARVEEQLREVETGRRESHAMLAKQVEFVRRSSEELRGETRTLVRALQRPEARGRWGELQLRRVVELAGMAHHCDFDEQASARTADGVVRPDLVVRLAGGKNIVVDSKVSLAAYLDAAASDDPARERDRLDAHARHIRDHVDRLAAKEYWRAFSPTPEFVVLFVPGEAFLAPALDRDPGLLEYALRRRVHLATPTTLITMLRTASYAWQQAALSRNARAVFELGRELYDRLGAMGRSMDELGRGLTTAIKSYNRTVGSLETRVLVTARRLNDLGVVDAPLDGPAPVEDAPRALSAAELTGDPAVSTGRTIPEQGDRRENRG
- the xseA gene encoding exodeoxyribonuclease VII large subunit — protein: MAMETTAESPVPVRTVLQAVGGWIGRLGRIWVEGQITDLNARGGTVYVTLRDPVANMSVRVVGPRAVFEAAGPAVADGARVVVHAKPDFWINRGTFSLSAIEVRPVGVGELLARLERLKQVLAAEGLFRPERKRPLPFLPGKIGLICGRDSDAEHDVLRNARRRWPAVAFAVRNTAVQGTHAVREVLEALRELDADPEIEVIVIARGGGSMEDLLAFSDEALVRAVAAARTPVVSAIGHEQDSPLLDLVADVRASTPTDAAKRTVPDVREQIQLVRQLRDRGRRVIAGGLERETAWLRGMRSRPALADPVREIERQSEQVAALRDRTRRCLDGALHRASDELSHTRARLLALSPAATLRRGYAIVQRDDDGIVRAASDVAAGDRLLVRLADGRIAVTVAPDTP
- a CDS encoding alpha/beta hydrolase, translated to MAVTSSRIRPVATTPAQRRVARTLALEPGMPPTARARAAARAIRVGLRTVWEYGPPGDAGMLLVQRATALAAWFQLVPRGVTFTPQDFGRGASEWVRAGAPDERKVLLYLHGGGYFFGGPRLYRPFAWRLAAATARPVLMLDYRLAPRHTPADALDDALGAYEHLLDQGYAASDIVVGGDSAGGHLALALLLALRDRDRRLSGAAFFISPWADLLCEAESHRGNARTDALIPAARLASAGRSYCEAHGGVADSPLLAPGRADLTGLPPSLFMASTTEILRDDARTAVSRARAAGVDVVHQEWDGLVHVFPVFADYIPEGKAAFRHIAEFLRGAGA
- a CDS encoding MFS transporter, yielding MHVQSSLLRQPLSVWATAFAAVVAFMGIGLVDPILPAIAKNLEASPNQVSLLFTSYFLITAVAMLVTGWVSSRIGGKRTLLIGLALVVVFAALAGTSDTVGQLVGFRAGWGLGNALFVATALAVIVGAASGGAESAIILYEAALGLGISLGPLAGALLGDMNWRYPFFGTAALMAIGFLLITTLLRRMPRPAEKTSLTAPIRALRHGGLSTTAFSALFYNYAFFTVLAFTPFVLDMDAHGIGLVFFGWGVLVALSSVFVAPRLQRRLGTIHVMYAALVLLAVFQLGLAVFGHGGIVACTILSGIPIGMNNTAYTEAAMEVSDSPRPVASAGYNFVRWLGGAVAPYAATKLAEHLNASVPYVVGATCCAAAIGVLAVRRHHLTALERVDVDHAFRDVPAVSPGR
- a CDS encoding MarR family winged helix-turn-helix transcriptional regulator, whose translation is MTDREIAETLNRRLRDMVLTLRRITADQEITSQQTSVLGSLADGPRRMTDLAAEHGVRLPTMTAQVNRLERDGRVVRGRDGADARVVTVELTPRGRDGLRDARERRVALLAERVAALSAADRDALAAALPALGRLFTP
- a CDS encoding exodeoxyribonuclease VII small subunit — protein: MADEKLTYEQARDQLTDVVRKLEAGGLTLEDSLGLWERGERLAAICEEWLEGARARLAAAMASPEPESSGQAPF
- the ychF gene encoding redox-regulated ATPase YchF, translated to MSLSIGIVGLPNVGKSTLFNALTKNDALAANYPFATIEPNVGVVGVPDPRLDGLAKLFDSQKILPATMEFVDIAGIVKGASEGQGLGNKFLANIRETAAICQVIRVFDDPDVTHVDGDVAPSRDIETINTELILADLQTIDRALPRLEKEARTKKDKDQLAVVDAVVAARKLLDGGTTLFAGAADAGIDLALLRELHLLTAKPFLYVFNLDEDELTDDAVRARLRDLVHPAEAIFLDAKIEAELIELPDAEALELLQSLGQEESGLSQLVRVGFATLGLQTYLTAGPKEARAWTIRTGATAPEAAGVIHTDFQRGFIKAEIVSYDDLVEAGSMAAARTAGKVRMEGKEYVMRDGDVVEFRFNV
- a CDS encoding 4-hydroxy-3-methylbut-2-enyl diphosphate reductase, yielding MTSTTERRVLLAKPRGYCAGVDRAVQTVEVALEKYGAPIYVRKQIVHNVHVVRTLEEQGAIFVDETEEVPEGAIVVFSAHGVAPVVHEEAAGLSLRTIDATCPLVTKVHKEAVRFAEQDYDILLIGHEGHEEVIGTTGEAPDHIHLVDGPGDVANVQVRDPDKVAWLSQTTLSVSETIATVEKLRERFPNLLDPPSDDICYATQNRQVAVKEMAAQAQFVIVVGSRNSSNSVRLVEVAKEHGADDARLVDYADQIDPAWLEGVTTVGVTSGASVPDELVQDVLAWLRDRGFGTVEEVEPVQEHVRFSLPKELRRDLRAPLPIVSTG
- a CDS encoding DUF4245 domain-containing protein, with product MSDTTEKPAPAPERPVVEVNPGVYKRLTTGLGGFTLAMACCLVLVGAIYLITPRSDKEVLPTVDYSGQLLAMRSGAPFTPYAPQGLPSAWRPTSSRVNGLGVHGKPVAWHLGFVTPSDEYAAVEQSNENAGAYVPRMTNSKTPTGSRTVAGATWQTYYRKDKKANSLARTLPGGVSIVVTGTAGLDELAVLAAALKPQPRT
- a CDS encoding DUF6542 domain-containing protein, coding for MRASDGGSPARRAVALTGRGGIVAIYAAALAGALLADGTGLLAGLGFLLGCALAALLTRPADLLTLAVSPPVVFLAATATAAVVLNAGEDAPLRAIAVALLTALAATAPWLFAGTVLVLAVGVPRGLLLQFRELRKRLAGLRLFHEEENADPVRWDDSRRREPPSHHAEVD